One Brachybacterium kimchii genomic window carries:
- a CDS encoding DEAD/DEAH box helicase, giving the protein MPKARRRSAHSSSRFDDMALSEELLAVLAEQGLTRAFEIQEAILPDALAGRDVMARAETGSGKTLAFALSMCARFRGRKVHRRRPLGLVLVPTRELAVQVVDTFHPFARAVGIRAQLVAGGMNIEKQAEALRRGAEIVVATPGRLLDLAARDALFLDRIETTVVDEADHMADLGFLDQVGEILAATPMGTQKMLFSATLDGQVETLVDSFLVDPVEHETTPVAAAVKTMSHHVLAVAPKAKREVIAQLAARRGRTLVFTRTQLGAERIAAELVEVGVQAAALHGNKQQGLRTNVLAGFREGDFPVLVATDVAARGLHIDDVSMVVHADPATDSKEYVHRSGRTARAGAAGSVVTLALPHQTRGTRAVLEAAEVEPTWEEARSADAQALIDLGGRTPSGEPAADPAKIKHKGAPRKLRLSGGVANGGEGANAARAEERRTNEELRAAWDEEAAAEGGPSAGHGARRGAGGSGGRGSGGRGAGGRGGAGRATGQRTGGRTSGRTGQGRTGGARSGGRQGGARTGGDAPSGRSGGGSQGGHGGSRSGRGGQGGRGGQGGRGGSQGRGGPQGGRGGRRGGGGAGPRRGGR; this is encoded by the coding sequence ATGCCCAAGGCACGCCGCCGCAGCGCCCACAGCTCGTCCCGCTTCGACGACATGGCGCTCAGCGAGGAGCTGCTCGCCGTGCTCGCCGAGCAGGGCCTGACCCGCGCCTTCGAGATCCAGGAGGCGATCCTGCCCGACGCCCTCGCGGGCCGCGACGTGATGGCCCGCGCCGAGACCGGCTCCGGCAAGACCCTCGCCTTCGCGCTCTCGATGTGCGCACGGTTCCGGGGGCGCAAGGTGCACCGCCGTCGACCGCTCGGCCTCGTGCTGGTCCCCACCCGTGAGCTCGCCGTGCAGGTCGTGGACACCTTCCATCCCTTCGCGCGGGCCGTGGGCATCCGTGCGCAGCTGGTCGCCGGCGGGATGAACATCGAGAAGCAGGCCGAGGCCCTGCGCCGGGGCGCGGAGATCGTCGTCGCCACGCCCGGTCGTCTCCTCGACCTCGCCGCTCGCGACGCCCTCTTCCTCGACCGCATCGAGACGACCGTCGTGGACGAGGCCGATCACATGGCCGACCTCGGCTTCCTCGACCAGGTCGGGGAGATTCTCGCGGCGACCCCCATGGGCACCCAGAAGATGCTGTTCTCCGCGACGCTCGACGGGCAGGTCGAGACCCTCGTCGACAGCTTCCTGGTCGATCCCGTCGAGCACGAGACCACTCCGGTGGCCGCCGCGGTGAAGACCATGTCCCACCACGTGCTCGCGGTCGCCCCCAAGGCCAAGCGCGAGGTCATCGCGCAGCTCGCCGCGCGCCGCGGGCGCACCCTCGTGTTCACGCGCACCCAGCTGGGCGCCGAGCGCATCGCGGCGGAGCTCGTGGAGGTCGGCGTGCAGGCGGCGGCGCTGCACGGCAACAAGCAGCAGGGTCTGCGCACCAACGTCCTCGCCGGCTTCCGCGAGGGCGACTTCCCCGTGCTGGTGGCGACCGACGTCGCGGCCCGCGGGCTGCATATCGACGACGTGAGCATGGTCGTGCACGCCGATCCCGCCACCGACTCCAAGGAGTACGTGCACCGCTCCGGCCGCACGGCGCGAGCGGGCGCCGCCGGCAGCGTGGTCACCCTCGCCCTGCCGCACCAGACCCGGGGCACCCGCGCCGTTCTCGAGGCGGCCGAGGTCGAGCCCACGTGGGAGGAGGCCCGCAGCGCCGACGCCCAGGCGCTCATCGACCTGGGCGGTCGTACGCCCTCGGGCGAGCCCGCCGCGGACCCGGCGAAGATCAAGCACAAGGGCGCCCCGCGCAAGCTCCGCCTCTCCGGCGGCGTGGCGAACGGCGGTGAGGGCGCGAACGCGGCCCGCGCCGAGGAGCGTCGCACGAACGAGGAGCTCCGCGCCGCCTGGGACGAGGAGGCCGCTGCCGAGGGCGGCCCCTCGGCCGGTCACGGCGCTCGGCGAGGAGCAGGCGGGTCCGGCGGGCGCGGCTCGGGTGGACGCGGTGCCGGCGGGCGCGGCGGCGCAGGGCGCGCCACCGGCCAGCGCACCGGAGGCCGCACGAGCGGCCGCACCGGCCAAGGGCGCACGGGCGGCGCACGCTCGGGCGGCAGGCAGGGCGGCGCCCGCACCGGCGGCGATGCTCCCTCCGGGCGGTCCGGCGGCGGCTCCCAGGGCGGGCACGGCGGTTCGCGCAGCGGGCGCGGCGGCCAGGGCGGACGCGGTGGCCAGGGTGGTCGCGGCGGCTCGCAGGGACGCGGCGGCCCTCAGGGCGGACGCGGCGGCCGCCGCGGCGGCGGGGGAGCGGGCCCGCGCAGGGGCGGACGATGA
- the panD gene encoding aspartate 1-decarboxylase, translated as MMRTLMTSKIHRATVTQADLHYVGSVTIDAALMDAAGILENEQVSIVDVTNGARLETYAITGERDSGVIGINGAAAHLVVPGDLVIIIAYGLFDAQEAAEHHPRVVHVDGANRVVKVGDDPAEPVPGMPDQRTGR; from the coding sequence ATGATGCGCACACTCATGACCTCGAAGATCCACCGCGCGACCGTGACCCAGGCCGACCTGCACTACGTCGGCTCGGTGACGATCGACGCGGCGCTCATGGACGCCGCCGGGATCCTCGAGAACGAGCAGGTCTCCATCGTGGACGTCACCAACGGCGCCCGGCTGGAGACCTACGCGATCACGGGCGAGCGCGACAGCGGCGTCATCGGCATCAACGGGGCGGCCGCGCATCTGGTGGTCCCCGGCGACCTCGTGATCATCATCGCCTACGGCCTGTTCGACGCGCAGGAGGCCGCAGAGCACCACCCCCGCGTGGTGCACGTGGACGGCGCGAACCGCGTGGTGAAGGTGGGCGACGACCCCGCGGAGCCCGTGCCCGGCATGCCCGACCAGCGCACCGGCCGCTGA